The following is a genomic window from Pectobacterium carotovorum.
TCAGCTTCTTCGTCTGGAATCTCAGTATCAAATTCTTCTTCCAGAGCCATTACCAGCTCAACAGTGTCAAGAGAATCAGCGCCGAGGTCATCAACGAAAGAAGCATTGTTTACGACTTCTTCCTGCTTAACACCAAGCTGTTCAACGATGATTTTCTTAACGCGTTCTTCGATAGTGCTCATACTCTTAAATTTCCTATCAAAACTCGCTTTCGCGATGGTTTTCGTAGTGTATAAAATGTTTGAAAAGATGCAACAAAATCTCGGCTGGTCGAACCACGATTTTGTGCTATTTTGCGGTTATCACCGCAAATAATGCAAATAGTTTTCGAGCTTTTTAGATCATATACATGCCGCCATTGACATGCAATGTTTCGCCAGTAATGTAAGCAGCTTCATCAGAGGCTAAAAATACAACAGCACTGGCGATTTCTTTAGCATCACCGAGTCGGTTAGCTGGAACCTGCGTCAAAATGCCTGCTCGCTGTTCTTCTGTCAATGCCTGAGTCATATCTGTTTCGATAAATCCAGGTGCGACGACGTTGACCGTAATACCACGAGAAGCCACTTCACGCGCGAGGGATTTGCTGAACCCAATCAGCCCCGCCTTCGCTGCCGCGTAGTTAGCTTGTCCTGCATTGCCCATCGTTCCCACAACGGAACCAATGGTAATGATACGGCCAAAACGTTTCTTCATCATGGCACGCATCACTGCTTTAGACATACGGAATACCGACGTCAAATTGGTATCCAGAATATCGTGCCATTCATCATCTTTCATACGCATCAGCAGGTTATCACGCGTGATACCCGCGTTATTGATAAGGATATCAACTTCCCCGAATTCCGCGCGAATTTCTGCCAATACGCTTTCTACTGATGCTGCATCAGCAACATTCAGCATATAACCTTTACCGTTCTCACCCAGCCAGCCGCTAATCGCTTCTGCACCTTTTTCGCTGGTTGCGGTACCAATGACTTTTGCCCCGCGGGCAACCAACGTCTCGGCGATGGCACGCCCTATACCACGGCTTGCACCGGTAACCAGTGCAATTTTCCCCTCAAAACTCATTGTCTTCTCCGTTCTTATTTCTCAATCGCCGCTGATAGAGAAGCAGGATCGTTCACCGCAGCTGCTGTCAGGGTATCGACGATTCGTTTGGTTAAGCCAGTCAATACTTTACCCGGCCCGACTTCTAACAGTGATTCAACGCCCTGAGAGGCCATAAACTCAACACAGTCTGTCCAGCGCACTGGGCAATAAAGCTGGCGTACCAGCGCATCGCGAATCGCTTCTGGTGTTGTTTCGATACTGGCATCAACATTATTGACAACCGGGATGACCGGAGCGTTAAACGTCACGGACTCCAGCGCAACAGCGAGTTTCTTCGCAGCTGGCTCCATCAACGCACAGTGTGACGGTACGCTGACAGGCAGCGGCAGTGCACGCTTCGCACCAGCTGCTTTACACGCTACACCAGCACGCTCAACGGCGTCCTTATTGCCCGCAATCACCACCTGACCCGGTGAGTTGAAGTTTACCGGAGAGACCACCTGCCCCTGCGCGGATTCTTCACACGCTTTGGCAATGGCGTCGTTATCAAGCCCGATAATGGCATACATCGCACCCGTTCCTTCCGGTACTGCTTCCTGCATCAGTTTGCCACGCAGTTCAACCAAACGGACAGCCTGTTGGAAATCCAGAACGCCAGCACAAACCAGTGCGGAATATTCACCAAGGCTATGACCAGACATCAGAGCAGGCGTTTTTCCTCCCTGCTGCTGCCAGACACGCCAGATAGCAACAGAAGCGGTCAGTAACGCAGGCTGCGTCTGCCAGGTCTTATTCAACTCTTCAGCCGGCCCTTGCTGAGTGAGCTGCCATAAGTCATAACCTAACGCTTCAGAAGCCTGAGCAAACGTTTCAGTGACGATGGCGTGTTCTGCCGCAAGTTCAGCCAACATACCTACCGTCTGCGATCCCTGACCGGGAAACACCATTGCAAATTGCGTCATATCACAATCCTGTTTAATTAAAAACGAACCAGCGCGGAGCCCCAGGTAAAACCGCCACCGAAGGCTTCAAGCAGCACCAGTTGCCCTGGTTTAATACGCCCATCGCGCACGGCTTCATCAAGCGCTGAAGGCACGGAGGCTGCGGAGGTATTACCATGACGATCCAGCGTCACAACCACCTTCTCCATCCCCATACCCAGCTTTTTCGCCGTGGCGCTGATGATTCGCAGGTTAGCCTGATGAGGCACCAGCCAGTCTAATTCACTTTTATCCAGTTGAGCCGCTTGCAGCGTTTCTTCAACGATATGTGCCAGTTCAGTCACGGCCACTTTAAAGACTTCGTTACCCGCCATCGTCAGGTAAGCAGGTGTATCCGCATGGTTACGATCCTGATGCGGCAGCGCCAGCAGTTCGCCATAGCGACCATCGGCATGCAGATGAGTAGAAAGAATACCCGGCTGCTCTGATGGCGTTAGCAGTACCGCGCCTGCACCATCACCGAATAAAATCAGCGTGCCGCGATCTTCGGGATCCAATGTCCGAGACAGCGTATCGGAACCGATCACCAGTGCGTATTTCACCGCACCATTTTTAATGTATTGATCGGCAACGCTCAGTGCATAGGTAAAACCGGCACAGGCAGCGGCCAGATCGAAGGCAATTGTATCTTTGATCCCTAACAGCTGCTGAATCTGGCAGGCAGAGCTCGGGAAAGCATGGCTTGATGATGTTGTAGCAACAATCAGAAGACCGACTTCAGAAGGATCGACATTTGCCATTTCCAGCGCTTTCTGCGCGGCACGGTATCCCATGGTCGCAACGTTCTCATCCGGCGCAGCAATTCGGCGCTCACGGATTCCAGTACGTGTGACGATCCATTCGTCCGTCGTTTCAACCATCTTTTCTAAATCAGCGTTCGTCCTGATTTGTTCAGGCAGGTAGCTGCCCGTTCCGATTATTTTTGTATACATGTACGCTTAGTCACTCTTGGGTAATACCGCTTCTAGACGGGCGGCAATCCGGTCGGGAAGCTGCCGCCGTACCGTCTGCATTGCCTGTTCAATAGCAACCGCAAACGCTCTCTGGTTTGCTGCACCATGGCTTTTGATTACAGTTCCCCGCAATCCTAGCAGGCATGCGCCATTATATTGATCGGGGTTCAAATGACCGAAGCGCTTTGATAAGCGCTTTTGTAACAAACGTCCCAGCCATTTCAACCACCAGGACCGTTTTTGTTTTTGCCCGGAGCCTGAGGCTGGCGATTTCAGCAGTGACAGGAACATCCTTACCACGCCTTCCACCGTTTTCAGTGTGACATTACCCACAAAGCCGTCACAGACCATCACATCCGTTTTCCCAGTCAGCAAATCGTTGCCTTCCAGATAACCGATATAATTTATTGATGGTGCCTCTTTTAGCTGTGCCGCTGCTTCACGGATAGTGCTCAGCCCTTTGCTTTCTTCTTCACCAATATTCAACAACGCGACCCGAGGGTTCTTCAGTTCCAGCACTTCTTCTGCCATCACTGACCCCATCACGGCAAATTGAACCAGCATCGTGCTATCGCAATCAACGTTCGCCCCCAGATCCAACACGACTGTCTTTCCGTGCTGCTGGTGAGGTAAAACCGATACCAATGCAGGTCGTTCAATACCGTCAAGTGGCTTAATCAGGAGCTTAGCCAGCCCCATAAGCGCACCCGTGTTGCCTGCGCTCACACAGGCCTGTGCCCTGCCGTCTTTAATCAACTCAAGTGCTATACGCATTGAGGTACCACGGCTCGCACGAATAGCCTGCGACGGCCTCGCATCACTAGCAATAACCGACTCCGCCGGAACAACTTCTAAGCGGGAAAGTAAATCAGAATCGACTTTGGCAAGTAATGGTGTAATCGCAGCAGGATCGCCGACTAATAACAAATTGAGAGCTGGATTAGAAGCCAGTGCCTGCAATGCAGCAGGCACTGTTACGCAGGGACCAAAATCCCCGCCCATCGCATCTAACGCCAGAGTTAGGCGTGTCAAGGTATTGCCTTGCAAATAATTCGCAAGAATTACTTAGCAATGACCTTGCGACCGCGGTAGTAACCATCCGCAGTGATGTGGTGACGCAGGTGAGTTTCGCCAGAAACTTTATCTACGGATACAGAAGAGGTAGTCAGCGCATCGTGTGAACGACGCATACCACGTTTGGAACGGCTAGGTTTGTTTTGTTGTACGGCCATGGACCTTACTCCTTAATTACTTACGCTTTAAACTGGCTAATACGGCAAACGGATTTGGTTTTTCCGCCTCTGCAGGCAGTTGACCAAACACCATGTCCGCTTCGGACACTTCACAGTGTTCAGAATCATGCACCGGGGCGATAGGCAACATCAGAATAATTTCATCTTCAATCATTGCCAGCAGATCGACTTCGCCAAACTCATCAACGCCGATCGGCTCATACGCTTCCGGTAACGCTTCGGCCTGCTCATCATTGACGACCGGGCTAAAACAGAATGTCGCATGGACCTGATGCTCAAACGGCTTTCCGCAACGTTGACACATCAGTGTGACCGTAACATCGGCGTTACCGTCAATCACTGCCAGACGCTGATTATCAATATTGAAAGATAAAGAGGCCTGAACATCACTATCCACACTCACCACTGATTCGGCAACACGCTCTACTTGTTCTGGCGAATAGATACCAACATAATCTAAACGCTTCTGAGCAGTGCGGACCGCATCAAGGGTTAAGGGTAATTTTACCTTTTGCATAGGGCGCGCATATTAACGTCGTAACGACATAGAGTCAAAGAAAAAGGCAGTGATGCACCACCTTTCACCAATATTCGCTTCCAGAGCGGCGCACAGTTTAAAATGCCTTTCATCATTACGCTACGGTTTATCAAAAAATTATGCAGCAGATCGTTCTTGCCTCAACCTCACCGTATCGCCGGGCCTTATTGGAAAAGCTGGCGATCCCCTTTATTTGCGCGTCGCCAGACATCGATGAAACCCCGCATCCAGGTGAAAGCGCCGTCGATCTTGTGATCCGACTTGCCGAGAGCAAAGCCCGAGCGTTGGCTGCGCACTACCCCAATCACCTGATTATCGGCTCCGATCAGGTTTGCGTTCTGGGGAATGCCATTACGGGGAAACCACATAATAAGGATAATGCAACACGACAGTTAAAGCTCGCCAGCGGGAAATGCGTTTCCTTTTTTACCGGTTTAGCGCTTTTCAATAGTGCGACTCAGGAAATACAGAGCATCGCAGAGCCATTTGACGTGCATTTTAGAACGCTAACGGAAACGGAAATTGACGGCTATCTGGAGAAGGAGCAGCCGTGGAACTGCGCGGGCAGCTTCAAAAGCGAAGGGCTGGGCATTGCCCTTTTTGAGCGATTATCCGGGCGCGATCCTAATACGCTCATTGGGTTGCCGCTGATCGCGCTGATTCAGATGCTACAGAAGGAAGGCGTTAATCCTTTGACAGCGTAATACAAATCGGGATAGCACGATGGCGCGCTATCCCGACGGATAAAAGCGTATAGGTTGTAGGCGTCGTTATGCTTTTGTCTTGCGCAACGCCTGAAGACAGCGACGCAGTCCGCTATCCAACGGCGCTTCAATTCTCATCGTCTCGCCGGTATTTGGGTGCTCAAAACGCAGCGCCTGCGCATGCAGGAACAGACGTTTTAAACCGGTGTTCACCAGTTGTTCATCGAATTCACGATCGCCATAACGGTCGTCAAATGCTATCGGATGCCCGGCATACTGAGTATGCACACGAATTTGATGCGTACGTCCGGTGACGGGACTTGCTCTCACCAGAGTCGCATGCTCAAAACGCTCTTCCACCTTAAAGCGCGTTTCCGATGGCTTACCTTCGCTGTTAACTCGCACAACGCGCTCACCGCTTTGCAGAATGTTTTTCAACAGCGGCGCCTGAACAACCTTACAGTGGGACTGCCATTGTCCGCGAACCAGCGCCAGGTAATCTTTTTGCATGCCTTTTAGCCGCAGCTGTTCATGCAGAGAACGCAAAGCCGAGCGTTTTTTTGCTACTAGCAAAACGCCTGACGTATCGCGATCGAGGCGGTGTACCAGCTCCAGAAAGCGCGCTTCCGGGCGTAAAGCACGCAGCCCTTCAATCACGCCGAAGCTCAGACCGCTTCCGCCATGCACGGCGGTACCCGAGGGCTTATTCAGCACCAGCAGGTAATCATCTTCGTAAATAATGCACTCGGCCAACGCCGCCACTTTACCAAGACTCGCAGAAACAGGCGTTTCATCACGTTCTGCCTGTCGAATAGGCGGAATACGAATTACATCGCCGTCGAGCAATTTATACTCAGGCTTGACCCGTTTCTTATTTATCCTTACCTCGCCTTTACGCAAGATACGGTAAACCATGCTTTTAGGCACACCCTTTAAGTGGGTATGCAAAAAGTTATCGACGCGCTGCCCCGCTTCATCTGCGGAGATCGTCACAAATTGTACTGAAGGATTATCTGTTTTCATGATGCGCGATTCTAAATAGAGCAACCCGATAGCGCCACTTCTTTTTCTGTGCTTAACTGTGTGTCTGACTTATGAAGATATTGTTGCACTATCGGGTAAGTAACGGGTGAATTGCGTTGTAGCATCAAACCCTGCCCGTTTTGGTGATAACGACAGAACTATCTTTATACAGACAGGCAAAGTCACCTTGCTATAACGGTATCAGCAGTGGAATAATGCTTTTGCGTTTCCCACGCGGATTTCCGATAAAACAAGGGGAAATTGCGGAATTATTAAATTTGCCTGATGACGCACACACGCAGCAATGGCGTAAGACGTAATGCGGAATCAAGCAGTTAGCGGGCTGCGGATTGCAGCTTGGCCGGCAAATGGAATCAGATCTGGCGACATTATTCAGAAGCTGTTCCCTCAGTAAATGCGCTGTTTTCCATCAGGAAACACAGGCTACCGAAACATGCGTCTCTATGCAGGCGACAACCGGGAGGTTGACGTCCCTGCGATAAGCCACGAGGCCATCGGTTCACTCCGGTCATGCGGTTCTTTTGTCCGCAGCTCTATCAATAATGCAAGTAAAAATAACGAGTAAGTTGAAGATGAAAAGAATGTTAATTAACGCAACTCAGCAGGAAGAGTTGCGTGTTGCCTTGGTTGATGGTCAACGGCTGTATGATTTGGATATCGAAAGTCCGGGTCATGAGCAGAAGAAAGCAAATATCTACAAAGGTAAAATCACTCGTATCGAACCCAGTCTTGAAGCGGCTTTTGTTGATTACGGCGCAGAAAGACATGGTTTCCTCCCTCTTAAAGAAATCGCCCGCGAATACTTCCCCAGCAACTATGCTTCCCATGGTCGTCCTAACATTAAAGACGTGTTACGTGAAGGTCAGGAAGTCATTGTTCAGGTAGACAAAGAAGAACGTGGCAACAAAGGCGCAGCGCTGACCACCTTTATCAGCCTGGCGGGTAGCTATCTGGTCTTAATGCCGAATAACCCGCGCGCCGGTGGAATTTCCCGCCGCATCGAAGGCGACGATCGCACTGAGCTCAAAGAAGCGCTGGGTTCGCTGCAACTGCCTGATGGTATGGGGCTCATTGTTCGCACCGCGGGTGTGGGCAAATCCGCTGAGGCCCTGCAATG
Proteins encoded in this region:
- the acpP gene encoding acyl carrier protein yields the protein MSTIEERVKKIIVEQLGVKQEEVVNNASFVDDLGADSLDTVELVMALEEEFDTEIPDEEAEKITTVQAAIDFIQANQQ
- the fabG gene encoding 3-oxoacyl-ACP reductase FabG encodes the protein MSFEGKIALVTGASRGIGRAIAETLVARGAKVIGTATSEKGAEAISGWLGENGKGYMLNVADAASVESVLAEIRAEFGEVDILINNAGITRDNLLMRMKDDEWHDILDTNLTSVFRMSKAVMRAMMKKRFGRIITIGSVVGTMGNAGQANYAAAKAGLIGFSKSLAREVASRGITVNVVAPGFIETDMTQALTEEQRAGILTQVPANRLGDAKEIASAVVFLASDEAAYITGETLHVNGGMYMI
- the fabD gene encoding ACP S-malonyltransferase, yielding MTQFAMVFPGQGSQTVGMLAELAAEHAIVTETFAQASEALGYDLWQLTQQGPAEELNKTWQTQPALLTASVAIWRVWQQQGGKTPALMSGHSLGEYSALVCAGVLDFQQAVRLVELRGKLMQEAVPEGTGAMYAIIGLDNDAIAKACEESAQGQVVSPVNFNSPGQVVIAGNKDAVERAGVACKAAGAKRALPLPVSVPSHCALMEPAAKKLAVALESVTFNAPVIPVVNNVDASIETTPEAIRDALVRQLYCPVRWTDCVEFMASQGVESLLEVGPGKVLTGLTKRIVDTLTAAAVNDPASLSAAIEK
- a CDS encoding beta-ketoacyl-ACP synthase III, whose amino-acid sequence is MYTKIIGTGSYLPEQIRTNADLEKMVETTDEWIVTRTGIRERRIAAPDENVATMGYRAAQKALEMANVDPSEVGLLIVATTSSSHAFPSSACQIQQLLGIKDTIAFDLAAACAGFTYALSVADQYIKNGAVKYALVIGSDTLSRTLDPEDRGTLILFGDGAGAVLLTPSEQPGILSTHLHADGRYGELLALPHQDRNHADTPAYLTMAGNEVFKVAVTELAHIVEETLQAAQLDKSELDWLVPHQANLRIISATAKKLGMGMEKVVVTLDRHGNTSAASVPSALDEAVRDGRIKPGQLVLLEAFGGGFTWGSALVRF
- the plsX gene encoding phosphate acyltransferase PlsX, yielding MTRLTLALDAMGGDFGPCVTVPAALQALASNPALNLLLVGDPAAITPLLAKVDSDLLSRLEVVPAESVIASDARPSQAIRASRGTSMRIALELIKDGRAQACVSAGNTGALMGLAKLLIKPLDGIERPALVSVLPHQQHGKTVVLDLGANVDCDSTMLVQFAVMGSVMAEEVLELKNPRVALLNIGEEESKGLSTIREAAAQLKEAPSINYIGYLEGNDLLTGKTDVMVCDGFVGNVTLKTVEGVVRMFLSLLKSPASGSGQKQKRSWWLKWLGRLLQKRLSKRFGHLNPDQYNGACLLGLRGTVIKSHGAANQRAFAVAIEQAMQTVRRQLPDRIAARLEAVLPKSD
- the rpmF gene encoding 50S ribosomal protein L32; translated protein: MAVQQNKPSRSKRGMRRSHDALTTSSVSVDKVSGETHLRHHITADGYYRGRKVIAK
- the yceD gene encoding 23S rRNA accumulation protein YceD, giving the protein MQKVKLPLTLDAVRTAQKRLDYVGIYSPEQVERVAESVVSVDSDVQASLSFNIDNQRLAVIDGNADVTVTLMCQRCGKPFEHQVHATFCFSPVVNDEQAEALPEAYEPIGVDEFGEVDLLAMIEDEIILMLPIAPVHDSEHCEVSEADMVFGQLPAEAEKPNPFAVLASLKRK
- a CDS encoding nucleoside triphosphate pyrophosphatase translates to MQQIVLASTSPYRRALLEKLAIPFICASPDIDETPHPGESAVDLVIRLAESKARALAAHYPNHLIIGSDQVCVLGNAITGKPHNKDNATRQLKLASGKCVSFFTGLALFNSATQEIQSIAEPFDVHFRTLTETEIDGYLEKEQPWNCAGSFKSEGLGIALFERLSGRDPNTLIGLPLIALIQMLQKEGVNPLTA
- the rluC gene encoding 23S rRNA pseudouridine(955/2504/2580) synthase RluC, encoding MKTDNPSVQFVTISADEAGQRVDNFLHTHLKGVPKSMVYRILRKGEVRINKKRVKPEYKLLDGDVIRIPPIRQAERDETPVSASLGKVAALAECIIYEDDYLLVLNKPSGTAVHGGSGLSFGVIEGLRALRPEARFLELVHRLDRDTSGVLLVAKKRSALRSLHEQLRLKGMQKDYLALVRGQWQSHCKVVQAPLLKNILQSGERVVRVNSEGKPSETRFKVEERFEHATLVRASPVTGRTHQIRVHTQYAGHPIAFDDRYGDREFDEQLVNTGLKRLFLHAQALRFEHPNTGETMRIEAPLDSGLRRCLQALRKTKA